The sequence GGTCTGCAACGGCTGACGGAATGGGTGCCTGGTCTGACTCAGGCCATTCTGTGGTTCGGAGTGGCGTTTCTGGCCTGGTACGGACTGCAATCGGCGCGGCGGGCTTGGCGGGCAGGGCCACTGGCGCAGTGCCGCCAAGCCGTCCCTCCCGCCGCGCGGCCCTATTGGGCGCGCTGGCCTTCTCCTTGCTCAACCCACATTTCTGGCTGGACATGGTGGTCGTCGGTTCGCTGGCGCACGGTTTTGCCGACGCCCGCCTGGCCTTTGCCGTCGGTGTCTTGACCGCCTCGGTGCTCTGGCTGGCCATCTTGGGCCTGGGCGCGCGCCTGTTTGCCCCCGTTTTCAGCGACGCGCGCGCCTGGCGCCTCTTGGATGCGCTGATCGCCGTCGTCATGCTGACGCTGGCCTACTCCCTGGCCCGCGTCGATCTGGGCGGCTGACAGACTCCATATAATGAAACTCCTCTTCTGTCCCGGCCGCCGGCGCGGCCCTCAGGCCCATGCGCGGAACCCGACAGTCACGTCTGCCCTCCCTGGCTGCCATACAGGCCTTCGAGGCTGCTGCTCGCCTGGGCGGCTTCGAGCCCGCCGGCTCGGAGCTGGGTGTGACCGCCAGCGCTATCGGCAAGCGCATCACGACACTGGAAGCCCAGCTCGACACCGTGCTGTTTGTCCGTGGCCGCCACGGCGGCACACTGACGGCTGCCGGCCGCGAGTATCTCGAGCAGGTCCGTAGCGCGCTGGGCCAGCTCTCAGCCGCCACGCTGAAAGCACGCGTCGAACCACCCACCGAACTGCTGCGCGTGGTGTCCACCCCCACGTTCGCCCGCCAGGTCCTCATCCCCTATCTGCCCGAGTTCACCGACGCCCACCCGCAAGTCGATCTCGAAATTCTCTTCTCTGTTCCGTATCTGGAAATCTCGCCGCCCAATGCCGACGTATGGATACGCTTTGGCAACGGGCTGTACCCCGGCCTGCAGGTCGAGAAATTGACCGACGATGAGGTTTTCGCGGTCTGCACGCCAGAGTACGCTCGGCGTCATGGGCCCTTTGAACGGCCCGAAGACTTGGCCCGGGCGGCCTTGCTGCGCTGCCCCATGGAGCCCTGGCGCCCGTGGTTCGACCGGGCAGGTCTTGACTGGCCCGAACCCAGCAAGGGCGTCTGGCTGGTGGACCTGGGCATGGTGCTGGCGGCCGCTCATGCCGGCCAGGGTGTCGCGCTCTCGCGCAAGACGCTCGCTGCCGAATGGCTCAATGAAGGCAAGCTCATGCGGCTTTTTGACGTGCGCTCGCGCGGCAATCTGCAGTATTACCTCTGCTATGAGCAACGCCGTCCCTTACAAAACGGCGCGCGCGCCTTTGCTGCCAGGATCGCCACCGTATGCGCCCGGATTGCGCGCCTCTGATCCTTGACCGGAAAATAATTCCGCACCCAAACGGAATTCTGCTCCGATGGCCGCCTTTTCTTCTAGGGATTTACCTGGAATCGACCGAAAACATAAGTTTCGCGTAAGCATTCAAGACCAGAGTACCTTGCACGCAGAGCGCCCCACAATCCGATAACGAGTGGCGCATGAGCTGGTTTTTTCGCAGTTGGACCAACCACCGCCCCAACTCGATTTAGTGTGGGAAGTCCATATACCAAACTCAACGGAAACAACATGGACTTTCGCTTGAAGCTGCTTGCAGGTG comes from Bordetella holmesii ATCC 51541 and encodes:
- a CDS encoding lysE type translocator family protein is translated as MGALAFSLLNPHFWLDMVVVGSLAHGFADARLAFAVGVLTASVLWLAILGLGARLFAPVFSDARAWRLLDALIAVVMLTLAYSLARVDLGG
- a CDS encoding bacterial regulatory helix-turn-helix, lysR family protein, whose translation is MRGTRQSRLPSLAAIQAFEAAARLGGFEPAGSELGVTASAIGKRITTLEAQLDTVLFVRGRHGGTLTAAGREYLEQVRSALGQLSAATLKARVEPPTELLRVVSTPTFARQVLIPYLPEFTDAHPQVDLEILFSVPYLEISPPNADVWIRFGNGLYPGLQVEKLTDDEVFAVCTPEYARRHGPFERPEDLARAALLRCPMEPWRPWFDRAGLDWPEPSKGVWLVDLGMVLAAAHAGQGVALSRKTLAAEWLNEGKLMRLFDVRSRGNLQYYLCYEQRRPLQNGARAFAARIATVCARIARL